One part of the Sorangiineae bacterium MSr11954 genome encodes these proteins:
- a CDS encoding nickel-dependent lactate racemase, whose protein sequence is MTHPLVVTLDRKSAPRTIFAGDRLVEVDLPPGTRVIYPRPPLTALKDVDAAIRYAINHPYGTDPLHARLKPGMKVVIAIDDISLPLPPMRRPDVRERVLTVVLEMLADHGVEDVEMIIATSVHRRMTGSEIRHIVGDRIFDAYYPDRLYNHDAEDPHGMKEVGVTDHGETVELNRKAVEADLVIYVNLNLVPMDGGHKSVTVGLCGYKSLRAHHNPRVMRDCHSYMDPKASALATSVERMGRLVNKHLNVFTIETTINNRMFDTPLEFLAKNEDDLSPAERAGLKALTFTLSKVPQPARQAIFNRVPSPYGVTGVFAGETEAVHQHTLAKCFEQYAVPIKGQADILVSGIPYISPYNVHSFLNPLLVQVMAQGYLFNSYRGKPLVKKGGTMIITHPCTDQFDKAHHASYIEFVHNLLPETRDAMELHKRYEAKFAANPAYVQMYRTGHAYHPAHPFFMWYWGEAGRQHLGRVIVVGADNEYIPKLLGWETARTMTDAIDMAKETAPSSPEITLMHYAPIVMADVT, encoded by the coding sequence GTGACCCATCCCCTCGTCGTCACCCTCGATCGCAAGAGCGCCCCGCGCACCATCTTCGCCGGCGATCGCCTGGTCGAGGTCGACTTGCCTCCCGGCACCCGCGTCATCTATCCGCGCCCGCCGCTGACCGCGCTCAAAGACGTCGACGCCGCCATCCGCTACGCCATCAACCACCCCTACGGCACCGATCCGCTGCACGCGCGGCTCAAGCCAGGGATGAAGGTGGTCATCGCCATCGACGACATTTCGCTTCCGCTCCCGCCCATGCGCCGCCCCGATGTGCGCGAGCGCGTGCTCACCGTGGTGCTCGAAATGCTGGCCGACCATGGCGTGGAGGACGTGGAGATGATCATCGCCACCTCCGTGCACCGCCGCATGACCGGGAGCGAAATCCGGCACATCGTGGGCGATCGCATCTTCGATGCCTACTACCCCGACCGGCTCTACAACCACGACGCGGAAGATCCCCACGGCATGAAAGAGGTGGGGGTCACCGATCACGGTGAGACGGTGGAGCTCAATCGCAAAGCGGTCGAGGCCGACCTCGTCATCTATGTGAACTTGAACCTCGTCCCCATGGATGGCGGCCACAAGTCCGTCACCGTGGGGCTTTGCGGCTACAAGAGCTTGCGCGCGCACCACAACCCGCGGGTCATGCGCGACTGCCACAGCTACATGGATCCGAAGGCGAGCGCGCTGGCCACCAGCGTGGAGCGCATGGGCCGTCTGGTGAACAAGCACCTCAACGTGTTCACCATCGAAACGACCATCAACAACCGCATGTTCGACACGCCGCTCGAGTTCCTCGCCAAGAACGAGGACGATCTTTCGCCCGCCGAGCGTGCCGGCCTCAAGGCTTTGACCTTCACCCTCTCCAAGGTCCCGCAGCCCGCCCGCCAGGCCATCTTCAACCGCGTCCCTTCACCCTACGGGGTGACCGGGGTGTTCGCCGGCGAGACCGAGGCGGTGCACCAGCACACCCTGGCCAAGTGTTTCGAGCAGTATGCGGTGCCGATCAAGGGCCAGGCCGATATTCTGGTGTCCGGGATTCCATATATCAGCCCTTACAACGTTCACTCCTTTTTGAATCCGCTGTTGGTGCAGGTGATGGCGCAGGGCTACCTGTTCAACTCCTACCGGGGCAAGCCCCTGGTCAAAAAGGGGGGCACCATGATCATCACGCACCCCTGCACCGACCAATTCGACAAAGCGCACCACGCTTCGTACATCGAATTCGTGCACAACCTGCTCCCGGAGACCCGGGACGCCATGGAGCTCCACAAGCGCTACGAGGCCAAGTTCGCGGCCAACCCCGCCTACGTGCAGATGTACCGGACCGGGCACGCGTACCACCCCGCGCACCCGTTCTTCATGTGGTACTGGGGCGAGGCCGGGCGGCAGCACCTGGGTCGGGTCATCGTGGTCGGCGCCGACAACGAGTACATCCCCAAACTTTTGGGCTGGGAAACCGCTCGCACCATGACCGATGCCATCGACATGGCGAAAGAGACCGCCCCCTCCTCACCGGAAATCACATTGATGCACTACGCGCCCATCGTGATGGCCGACGTCACGTGA
- a CDS encoding HAD-IB family hydrolase, whose translation MTASYFDVDGTLVRTNLVHPTVFYLLNQRTPLHSLGRLARAAIQGPRMALAEMRDRRVFNELLFSVYQDMSQDRLHILADEAFDKVIKPALFPEARDLVKKCRDQGHDVVLISGALDFLMKLLADHLGATHVIANRLEIKDGLATGRLLRPVVAGPEKARLIREHARANGHDLDHCFAYSDSYSDVPMLSVVGHPAAVNPDLRLERLAHTYGWPVLSLEAKGARGPLRIGPWRLS comes from the coding sequence GTGACCGCCAGCTATTTCGACGTCGACGGGACCCTCGTGCGGACCAACCTCGTCCACCCGACCGTCTTCTACCTCCTGAACCAGAGGACCCCGCTTCATAGCCTGGGCCGGCTGGCGCGCGCCGCCATTCAGGGACCGCGCATGGCGCTGGCCGAAATGCGCGACCGGCGCGTGTTCAACGAGCTGCTCTTCTCGGTCTACCAGGACATGAGCCAAGACCGGCTGCACATCTTGGCCGACGAAGCCTTCGACAAGGTCATCAAGCCTGCCTTGTTCCCCGAGGCGCGCGATCTGGTCAAGAAGTGCCGCGACCAGGGCCACGATGTGGTGCTCATCTCCGGCGCGCTCGACTTCCTCATGAAGCTCCTGGCCGATCACCTCGGCGCCACCCATGTCATCGCCAACCGCCTCGAGATCAAGGACGGCTTGGCCACTGGCCGGCTGCTCCGCCCCGTGGTGGCAGGGCCGGAGAAGGCGCGCCTCATTCGTGAGCACGCGCGCGCGAACGGTCACGATCTCGACCATTGCTTCGCGTACTCGGACAGCTACTCCGACGTACCGATGCTCTCGGTGGTGGGACACCCCGCCGCCGTGAACCCCGACCTGCGCCTCGAGCGCCTTGCGCATACGTATGGCTGGCCGGTTCTTTCTCTCGAAGCCAAGGGAGCCCGCGGGCCCCTTCGCATTGGTCCTTGGAGGCTTTCGTGA
- a CDS encoding alpha/beta fold hydrolase translates to MDPVEAKVNLGDYEVTTLTYAAPKAAHRLVLAHGAGADQRHAFMVRAAKTLAAAGIEVTTFNFGYTERKRKAPDPAEVLERCFRAVVHAQAQRAPGPLFLGGKSMGGRIASQIVAGGSLEADVRGLVFLGYPLHPPGKPTQLRVAHWPKVDVPQLFVQGTRDPFGTVEELTTHLPKLGAPSTVHTVEQGDHSFAVPKKLGVPQDEIDARMFAAIASWIESTTRAQKP, encoded by the coding sequence ATGGACCCCGTCGAGGCGAAGGTAAACCTGGGAGACTACGAGGTGACAACGCTTACCTACGCCGCGCCAAAGGCGGCCCATCGGCTGGTGCTCGCCCACGGCGCCGGCGCCGATCAGCGGCATGCCTTCATGGTGCGGGCGGCAAAGACCTTGGCCGCAGCCGGGATCGAGGTGACCACGTTCAACTTCGGCTACACCGAGCGAAAGCGAAAGGCGCCCGATCCGGCCGAGGTCCTGGAGCGGTGCTTCCGCGCGGTCGTCCACGCCCAGGCGCAGCGCGCTCCGGGCCCGCTGTTCCTCGGCGGGAAATCGATGGGCGGCCGCATAGCTTCGCAGATCGTGGCGGGCGGCAGTCTGGAGGCCGACGTGCGCGGTCTGGTGTTTCTAGGCTACCCGCTCCACCCGCCGGGCAAACCGACGCAGCTCCGGGTGGCGCACTGGCCCAAGGTCGACGTGCCCCAATTGTTCGTGCAGGGCACGCGCGACCCGTTCGGAACCGTCGAGGAGCTCACGACACACCTGCCGAAGCTGGGCGCACCCTCCACCGTGCACACGGTGGAACAAGGCGACCACTCGTTCGCCGTGCCGAAAAAACTGGGCGTGCCGCAAGACGAGATCGATGCGCGCATGTTCGCGGCCATCGCATCGTGGATCGAGTCAACCACCAGGGCGCAAAAACCGTAA
- a CDS encoding IS1182 family transposase yields MIRWSPSVSMSKREKFLIGRMTRTGKLFAFLRTHRHELFDDAFQSELEGMYRESGEGKQPVAPALLAMVILLQAYTGASDAQAVELSIVDARWQMVLGVLGEDDPPFSQGALPAFRQRLMAHDMDRRLLERTIELARRTAAFDWKKLPKQLRIAIDSRPLEGAGRVEDTFNLLAHAARKVLACAARLVDMTPEEIARHAGAPLLLDTSIKAGLDIEWSDPAKKAAAIGTLVKQLDGLERWIARELGEEAGEPPLAEPLATLRQLREQDLEPEPPDNKPRIRKGTAEDRRVSVEDKDMRHGHKSKAKRFNGYKGHIACDLDTNLIVACAITPANRPEVEALPSLQADIARIPQRNTIAQLSIDRGYINSPMASEVFARGGEVLCKPWVSRNGTLFPKSAFTINMRSHTITCPTGQTKSFTPGDFVEFDAEACGRCPLRAKCTSAAPGRGRKVAIARDEPLQHRLRKLMASSKGRERLRERVKVEHALAHLSRKQGCRARYLGVRKNVFDLRRHAAVVNLEAIHRTESAMAA; encoded by the coding sequence ATGATTCGTTGGTCTCCGAGTGTATCGATGAGCAAGCGAGAGAAATTTCTCATCGGTCGCATGACGCGCACGGGGAAGCTCTTCGCGTTCCTGCGTACCCACCGCCACGAGCTGTTTGACGACGCCTTCCAGTCGGAGCTCGAGGGGATGTACCGCGAGTCTGGCGAAGGAAAGCAGCCCGTGGCGCCTGCGCTGCTGGCGATGGTCATTTTACTGCAGGCATACACGGGCGCCTCGGACGCGCAGGCGGTTGAACTCTCGATTGTCGATGCTCGATGGCAGATGGTACTCGGGGTGCTCGGCGAGGATGACCCGCCGTTTTCTCAGGGCGCGCTGCCCGCATTCCGCCAGCGGCTCATGGCTCACGATATGGATCGCCGGCTGCTCGAACGCACGATCGAGCTGGCTCGCCGAACGGCGGCATTCGATTGGAAGAAACTTCCGAAACAGCTACGTATCGCGATCGATTCGCGACCGCTGGAGGGGGCCGGCCGCGTCGAGGACACCTTCAACTTGTTGGCGCACGCCGCGCGCAAAGTCCTTGCGTGTGCGGCCCGCTTGGTGGACATGACGCCCGAAGAGATCGCTCGGCATGCGGGCGCTCCACTGCTTCTCGACACGAGTATCAAGGCCGGTCTCGACATCGAATGGAGCGATCCAGCGAAAAAAGCGGCCGCCATCGGGACACTCGTGAAGCAACTCGATGGTCTCGAGCGATGGATTGCGCGCGAGCTCGGCGAGGAAGCGGGCGAACCACCGCTCGCTGAACCGCTTGCAACCCTCCGACAATTGCGCGAGCAAGACCTCGAGCCCGAACCGCCCGATAACAAGCCGCGCATTCGCAAGGGCACCGCTGAAGACAGGCGCGTGTCCGTCGAAGACAAGGACATGCGCCATGGGCACAAGAGCAAGGCGAAGCGCTTCAACGGATACAAGGGACACATTGCCTGCGACCTGGATACAAACTTGATCGTCGCATGCGCGATCACGCCTGCCAATCGTCCCGAGGTGGAGGCCTTGCCGAGTCTGCAGGCCGACATCGCGCGCATCCCCCAGCGCAATACGATTGCGCAGCTCTCGATCGATCGCGGCTACATCAACAGCCCTATGGCTTCCGAAGTCTTCGCGCGTGGCGGCGAAGTGCTCTGCAAACCTTGGGTTTCACGCAACGGGACGCTATTTCCGAAGAGCGCCTTCACCATCAACATGCGCTCGCACACGATCACCTGCCCCACCGGGCAAACCAAATCGTTTACCCCCGGTGACTTCGTCGAATTCGACGCCGAAGCGTGCGGCCGGTGCCCACTCCGTGCGAAATGTACATCCGCGGCACCGGGTCGTGGCCGCAAAGTCGCCATCGCACGCGACGAACCCCTGCAGCATCGCCTACGAAAGCTCATGGCCTCGTCCAAAGGGCGCGAACGCTTACGCGAGCGCGTCAAGGTGGAGCACGCTCTTGCGCACCTCTCTCGCAAGCAGGGGTGCCGTGCGCGATACCTTGGAGTCCGAAAAAATGTCTTCGACCTCCGCCGCCACGCAGCCGTCGTCAACCTCGAGGCCATTCACCGGACTGAGAGCGCGATGGCTGCGTAA
- a CDS encoding endonuclease/exonuclease/phosphatase family protein has protein sequence MPLRVATLNIWNRMEPWEKRLITIRSELAKLDADIIALQEVVQVKPASAMGDLDASPEFGFDQARIIADGLDYTTCFGRNVESPYPMGIALLSRWPILRTLDFPLPRVETDEHRSLLFAEIKAPFGSLHVFCTHLNWKLDEGHVREAQIRYITDQVRGLAQPNGYPAILMGDFNAEPDSDEIRFLRGRTSLGGTSVYFSDAFAIAGDGSSGATFCRSNPFAAPAREPDRRIDYIFVQGPDDQGRGEPLDARLCFQEPYEGTFASDHFGVIATLRVTPDDA, from the coding sequence GTGCCGTTACGCGTCGCCACCCTGAACATCTGGAACCGCATGGAGCCTTGGGAAAAAAGGCTCATCACCATCCGATCCGAGCTCGCCAAGCTCGACGCGGACATCATCGCGCTGCAGGAGGTCGTACAGGTCAAGCCTGCATCCGCCATGGGCGACCTCGACGCATCGCCGGAATTCGGCTTCGACCAAGCGCGCATCATCGCCGATGGGCTCGATTACACCACCTGCTTCGGCCGCAATGTCGAGAGCCCTTACCCCATGGGCATCGCCCTCTTGTCCCGCTGGCCCATCCTCCGCACGTTGGACTTCCCCCTCCCGCGCGTCGAGACCGATGAGCACCGCTCCCTCCTCTTCGCCGAGATCAAGGCGCCCTTCGGATCGCTGCATGTATTCTGCACGCATCTGAATTGGAAGCTCGACGAGGGCCACGTCCGCGAGGCGCAAATCCGCTACATCACCGACCAAGTGCGCGGCCTCGCGCAACCCAACGGGTACCCCGCCATCCTGATGGGCGACTTCAACGCCGAACCCGACTCCGACGAGATCCGCTTCCTCCGCGGCCGCACCTCGCTCGGCGGGACCAGCGTGTACTTCTCCGACGCCTTCGCCATCGCCGGAGACGGCAGCAGCGGCGCTACCTTCTGCCGCTCCAACCCCTTCGCCGCCCCCGCGCGCGAGCCCGATCGCCGCATCGACTACATCTTCGTCCAAGGCCCCGATGACCAAGGCCGCGGCGAGCCCCTCGACGCGCGTCTCTGCTTCCAAGAGCCGTACGAGGGCACCTTCGCCAGCGACCACTTCGGCGTGATCGCCACGTTGCGCGTTACGCCGGACGACGCGTGA
- a CDS encoding response regulator has product MKRAYVMVVDDEAPARERLTRLLRSAGYVVCPTSNGDEAVEMLHAAGRLPDLILVCGEAAKTKSAFYTTLMRSPALSRISYLAIASRFDDVRASSFEVHGLLQLIDRLAGPPPVFSTTLERRAVRV; this is encoded by the coding sequence GTGAAGCGCGCCTATGTGATGGTCGTGGACGACGAGGCCCCCGCGCGCGAAAGGCTGACCCGGCTCTTGCGCTCCGCGGGTTACGTGGTCTGCCCCACGTCGAACGGTGACGAAGCGGTGGAAATGCTTCACGCGGCCGGCCGCCTTCCCGATCTCATCTTGGTCTGCGGCGAGGCGGCCAAGACCAAGAGCGCCTTCTACACGACCTTGATGCGCAGCCCCGCCCTCTCGCGCATCTCGTACTTGGCCATCGCCAGCCGCTTCGACGACGTCCGCGCGTCGTCCTTCGAAGTCCACGGTCTGCTCCAGTTGATCGATCGATTGGCGGGGCCCCCGCCGGTCTTCTCCACCACCCTCGAGCGCCGCGCCGTTCGCGTGTAG
- a CDS encoding biopolymer transporter ExbD, whose translation MALTALALALPLLGCDSEESANPRSSSAELSELRRASAKVSPDALLVYVGDDGVTFMDGEPLLTDGKIAERAQAFHAQNPRGRVIVQSHEAALHGRTVRVLELLEEAKIQHVTASVRRAASR comes from the coding sequence ATGGCGCTTACCGCGCTGGCGCTCGCGCTACCGCTGCTGGGTTGCGATTCGGAGGAAAGCGCTAACCCGCGCTCTTCTTCGGCGGAGCTCTCCGAGCTACGCCGCGCGTCGGCGAAGGTGTCGCCCGACGCGCTCCTCGTGTACGTCGGCGACGATGGGGTGACATTCATGGACGGGGAGCCGCTCCTGACCGACGGCAAAATCGCCGAGCGCGCCCAAGCGTTCCACGCCCAGAACCCGCGCGGCCGCGTGATCGTGCAGTCGCACGAGGCCGCGCTCCACGGGCGCACGGTGCGGGTGCTCGAGCTCCTGGAGGAGGCCAAGATCCAGCATGTGACGGCTTCCGTGCGGCGCGCGGCTAGTCGTTGA
- a CDS encoding FKBP-type peptidyl-prolyl cis-trans isomerase: MSDLRPGDGKEARRGDTVRVHYVGTLADGTEFDSSRRRDTPLEFQLGTNAVIKGFDTAIVGMKLGGLRRVTIPPELGYGAKGSPPKIPANATLVFEIELVDIVND; the protein is encoded by the coding sequence ATGTCCGATCTCCGGCCCGGCGACGGCAAAGAAGCGCGCCGCGGCGATACCGTGCGCGTGCACTACGTGGGCACCTTGGCCGATGGAACGGAGTTCGACAGCTCCCGCCGTCGCGATACGCCACTCGAGTTCCAACTTGGCACCAACGCCGTGATCAAGGGCTTCGACACCGCCATCGTCGGCATGAAGCTCGGAGGCCTGCGTCGGGTCACCATCCCTCCGGAGCTCGGTTACGGCGCCAAAGGCTCCCCGCCAAAAATCCCCGCCAACGCGACCCTCGTGTTCGAGATCGAGCTGGTCGACATCGTCAACGACTAG
- a CDS encoding metallophosphatase family protein, producing MRIGIFSDVHANHEALSAVLEAYRRESIDAYYCLGDTVGYGGSPNECADLVREVAKVTILGNHDAAVSGRMDYSYYYEAARHALDAHAAMLSAENMTWLKSLPYEHRLDAINVLLCHGSPVRLEEFEYIFAPEQARECLAIYDKIGHLTLIGHSHLCKVFALTRSSVDELSPIDFELEPDRKYIVSVGSVGQPRDGDNRASYTVYDTKAKRFEFKRIEYDIELAVEKVHRARLDPNFARRLPMGV from the coding sequence ATGCGCATCGGGATCTTCAGCGACGTCCATGCCAATCACGAAGCGCTGAGCGCTGTTCTCGAGGCCTACCGCCGGGAAAGCATCGACGCCTACTATTGTCTGGGCGATACGGTCGGATATGGCGGCTCCCCCAACGAATGTGCCGATCTGGTGCGCGAGGTGGCCAAGGTAACCATCTTGGGCAACCATGACGCGGCCGTGTCCGGTCGTATGGACTACTCGTACTACTACGAGGCGGCGCGTCACGCGCTCGATGCGCACGCGGCCATGCTCTCGGCCGAGAACATGACGTGGCTCAAGTCGCTGCCCTACGAGCACCGGCTCGACGCGATCAACGTGCTCCTTTGCCATGGCTCGCCCGTGCGCCTCGAAGAGTTCGAGTACATTTTCGCGCCCGAGCAGGCCCGCGAGTGCCTCGCCATCTACGACAAAATCGGGCACCTGACCCTCATCGGGCACTCGCATTTGTGCAAGGTCTTCGCCCTCACGCGCAGCTCGGTGGACGAGCTCTCCCCCATCGACTTCGAGCTGGAGCCCGACCGCAAGTACATCGTCTCGGTCGGCTCCGTCGGCCAACCGCGCGACGGCGACAACCGCGCGAGCTACACCGTCTACGACACCAAGGCCAAGCGGTTCGAATTCAAGCGAATCGAGTACGACATCGAGCTCGCCGTCGAAAAGGTGCACCGCGCCCGCCTCGACCCCAACTTCGCCCGCCGCCTCCCGATGGGCGTGTGA
- a CDS encoding DUF6278 family protein, giving the protein MSDEKFDQSGDGNGENGFLNGAPERDTLVDHPSLAEKEEELEPMPANVAELCAACVRFVGSKYGVALDFSPDTLSLLDQYVRDARQEVREKPETLDLLQATLGAYLGEVIRRAHFGLWDADREHDAVRVLMTRVYLSFNPIGMVREALLGEQAPGWNAHLEADPAEREALDERLAQLPEVDEEEFFAPTTRFDVVEIAVDALAAHMRHTGLGDVRFTKEDYK; this is encoded by the coding sequence GTGAGCGACGAGAAGTTCGACCAGTCCGGCGACGGCAACGGCGAAAATGGCTTTTTGAATGGGGCTCCGGAGCGGGATACCCTGGTGGATCATCCGTCTTTGGCGGAAAAAGAAGAGGAGCTCGAGCCGATGCCCGCCAACGTGGCGGAGCTCTGCGCCGCCTGCGTCCGATTCGTCGGGTCGAAATATGGGGTGGCGCTCGATTTTTCCCCCGATACGCTGAGCTTGCTGGATCAATACGTGCGCGATGCGCGCCAAGAGGTGCGCGAAAAGCCGGAAACCCTTGATCTTCTGCAAGCGACCTTGGGGGCCTACCTCGGCGAGGTAATCCGCCGGGCGCATTTTGGCCTCTGGGACGCCGATCGCGAGCACGACGCGGTGCGCGTTTTGATGACGCGGGTGTATCTGAGCTTCAATCCCATCGGAATGGTTCGGGAAGCGCTGCTCGGCGAGCAAGCCCCCGGCTGGAACGCGCACCTCGAGGCCGATCCCGCCGAGCGCGAGGCGCTGGATGAGCGGCTCGCGCAGTTGCCCGAGGTCGACGAGGAAGAATTTTTCGCCCCCACGACCCGGTTCGACGTCGTCGAAATCGCGGTCGACGCGCTCGCGGCCCACATGCGCCATACGGGGCTTGGGGACGTTCGCTTCACCAAAGAAGACTACAAGTAG
- a CDS encoding RidA family protein → MKLARNPETISAPIGGYSQGLEVQGPARTLYISGQIPERPGGEVPTDFEAQCEAVWSNIHEVLKSAGMGFEHLVKVTTYLTHRDQAEANSRIRRRILGDTSPALTVIVAQTLESPWLLEIDAIASL, encoded by the coding sequence ATGAAGCTCGCACGAAACCCCGAAACCATCTCCGCCCCCATCGGCGGCTACAGCCAGGGCCTCGAAGTGCAAGGCCCCGCGCGCACCCTCTACATCAGCGGCCAAATCCCCGAGCGGCCGGGCGGCGAGGTCCCCACCGACTTCGAGGCGCAGTGCGAGGCCGTGTGGAGCAACATCCACGAGGTGCTGAAATCCGCCGGCATGGGCTTCGAGCACCTCGTGAAGGTGACGACCTACCTCACCCACCGCGACCAAGCCGAGGCAAACAGCCGCATCCGCCGCCGCATCCTCGGCGACACGAGCCCCGCCCTCACCGTCATCGTGGCGCAAACCCTGGAGTCACCCTGGCTCCTGGAAATCGACGCTATCGCCTCGCTCTGA
- a CDS encoding VOC family protein, with the protein MKLNHLDLQVPNVPEVAEFLERHFDFEIRTNRTSPAIIVLSDREGMVLVLQRLKRELESYPEGFHIGFHVDDVAIVHHKHEEMLACGMKPSEVMSTNRGVAFYFMGPGNILIEVNCPKPRRVSPSEA; encoded by the coding sequence ATGAAGCTGAATCATCTCGACCTGCAGGTCCCCAATGTCCCCGAGGTCGCCGAGTTTCTCGAGCGCCACTTCGATTTCGAGATCCGCACCAACCGCACCTCGCCGGCCATCATCGTTCTCTCGGACCGCGAGGGCATGGTGCTCGTGCTGCAGCGTCTCAAGCGCGAGCTCGAGTCGTACCCCGAAGGCTTTCACATCGGCTTCCACGTCGACGACGTGGCCATCGTGCACCACAAGCACGAGGAGATGCTCGCCTGCGGCATGAAGCCCAGTGAGGTCATGAGCACCAACCGCGGCGTCGCGTTTTATTTCATGGGGCCGGGCAACATCCTCATCGAGGTGAATTGCCCAAAGCCCCGTCGTGTGTCTCCATCGGAGGCATGA
- a CDS encoding HAD family hydrolase, whose translation MATASPIFRPRPVYPRLSATEQSELLGAILARCAHEPSSGPPPIVVFDLDGTLMDNRPRTSAILRELAEHWTSREPELAAGLRNADPRSLAYMMTDTLGLLGVTRSDLVTEAQEYWRVRFFRDEHLVHDIPLAGSVSFAKDCYAAGATLVYLTGRDLPHMGLGTFRSLRDLGFPIGVPGTELVLKPEFSMPDEAFKREVAPTLARVGHVIASFDNEPGNCNAFKEVYPHAESVLIDTQHTPCAPPLGPGVRVLADFVR comes from the coding sequence ATGGCCACGGCTTCGCCCATTTTTCGCCCACGTCCCGTCTATCCGCGTCTGTCGGCCACTGAGCAGAGCGAGCTTCTCGGCGCGATCCTGGCCCGCTGTGCGCACGAGCCCAGCAGCGGACCGCCGCCCATCGTGGTGTTCGACCTCGACGGCACCTTGATGGACAACCGCCCCCGGACCTCCGCCATTTTGCGGGAGCTCGCCGAGCACTGGACCTCGCGCGAGCCCGAGCTCGCCGCCGGCCTTCGCAACGCCGATCCGCGGTCCCTCGCGTACATGATGACCGACACCTTGGGGCTCCTCGGCGTGACGCGAAGCGATCTGGTGACCGAAGCACAAGAATATTGGCGAGTCCGCTTTTTTCGGGACGAACACTTGGTCCACGACATCCCGCTCGCAGGCTCGGTGTCCTTTGCCAAGGATTGCTACGCCGCAGGAGCGACGCTCGTCTACCTAACCGGCCGCGACCTTCCGCACATGGGCCTTGGCACCTTTCGCAGCCTGCGCGATCTGGGCTTCCCCATTGGCGTGCCGGGCACCGAGCTCGTGCTCAAGCCCGAGTTCTCCATGCCCGACGAAGCCTTCAAGCGCGAGGTGGCCCCCACCCTGGCCCGCGTCGGCCATGTGATCGCGTCGTTCGACAACGAGCCGGGCAACTGCAACGCCTTCAAAGAGGTGTACCCCCACGCGGAGAGTGTGCTCATCGACACGCAGCACACGCCCTGCGCACCGCCGCTGGGCCCCGGGGTGCGCGTGCTCGCCGACTTCGTCCGATGA